A part of Paenibacillus donghaensis genomic DNA contains:
- the mfd gene encoding transcription-repair coupling factor yields MLHGLIEAFSKDPDFQSVTQGITAGMKEQLISGLSGSARQIMLAALYKETERPLLVVTHNMFSAQKMADDLQEALSSDQVLLYPANELVAAEAAVSSPETLAQRIDVLTRCAQGFRGIVVVPYSGVRRLLPSPHVMAQAQLTVLQDGTLELDQFLMSMVEMGYERVERVENRGELSVRGGIVDFYPMTSPLAYRVELFDDEVDSIRTFDPVDQRSIDKVRSVKITPAKEIIADQHRQRAASSEASALLEQQLEKMTDRQAKIRLREEIGRELEMLREGTYFPEVYKYISLLYPERTHLYDYMPEDTLLILDEPARLLETSKQLERDEAEWNLHLLQNGKNLPELLLSVEAEVVMYQRPFQTLFMSIFLRQVPHVQPQNILGFISRGMQDFHGQMNVLKSEMERWQKSGVQVMMLASGEERMERIRRVLYDYDIPEPTIVQGNLGSGFELPSIQLAVITEGELFSQKQRKARKLSKGIDNAERIKSYTELKIGDYVVHQNHGIGKYMGIGTLEVSGIHRDYMHILYAGGDKLSVPIEQIDLIQKYVGSEDKEPKVYKLGGNEWTRVTSKVRTSVQDIADDLIKLYAERQSAQGYGFEKDTQEQHEFEEMFPYEETRDQLRAIEEIKKDMEQNRPMDRLLCGDVGYGKTEVAIRAAFKSAIEGKQVAVLVPTTILAQQHYETFRERFANHPLNIQVLSRFRSRKEQNETIKAVRQGTVDVVIGTHRLLSQDLIFKDLGLLIVDEEQRFGVTHKEKLKKLKTNVDVLTLTATPIPRTLHMSMLGVRDLSVIETPPENRFPVQTYVVEHSQTLTREAVERELARGGQVYYLYNRVQGIQEMAAQISMLVPDARVGIGHGQMSESELEKTILDFLDGEYDVLVSTSIIETGVDIPNVNTLIVHDADKMGLSQLYQLRGRVGRSNRIAYAYFTYQRDKVLTEVAEKRLQSIKEFTELGSGFKIAMRDLSIRGAGNLLGAEQHGFIASVGFDLYSQMLAEEIRKRKVTVLGEEDTSLKEGNTVIDLSIDAYLPSEYIYDSIQKIEIYKKVAAVAAFEDATELEDELLDRFGELPEAVINLLSVARLKVYGKLYGLDSMVRRGDDVALNFHEGAVQSLDTAKLAKVGNRFERRVQFEKDAKAVIRVRTKDLGDKELLELLEQFLEAAKECLKPKGELHNVVK; encoded by the coding sequence TTGTTACATGGTCTTATAGAAGCTTTCTCCAAGGATCCCGATTTCCAATCTGTTACCCAAGGGATCACTGCCGGAATGAAGGAACAGCTCATATCGGGTCTGTCCGGATCTGCCAGACAGATTATGCTGGCGGCATTGTATAAAGAAACTGAACGTCCATTGCTGGTTGTGACCCATAATATGTTCTCGGCCCAAAAAATGGCCGACGATCTACAGGAAGCGCTTTCTTCGGATCAGGTATTGCTATATCCGGCCAATGAGCTGGTGGCTGCCGAAGCTGCCGTGTCCAGTCCCGAGACGCTGGCCCAGCGGATAGATGTCCTCACCCGGTGTGCCCAGGGCTTCCGCGGCATTGTTGTCGTTCCCTATTCCGGAGTGCGGCGTCTGCTTCCCTCGCCTCATGTCATGGCTCAGGCCCAACTGACGGTTCTGCAGGACGGAACACTTGAGCTTGATCAATTCCTAATGTCCATGGTGGAAATGGGATATGAACGTGTGGAGCGGGTAGAGAACCGCGGAGAGCTAAGCGTGAGGGGCGGGATTGTTGATTTCTATCCGATGACCTCTCCGCTAGCTTACCGGGTGGAACTGTTCGATGATGAAGTGGATTCGATCCGCACTTTTGATCCGGTGGACCAGCGTTCCATTGACAAGGTTCGCAGTGTGAAGATTACTCCGGCCAAGGAGATTATCGCGGATCAGCACCGCCAGAGGGCGGCTTCGTCAGAGGCTTCAGCCCTCCTGGAGCAACAGTTAGAGAAGATGACCGACCGCCAGGCCAAGATCCGGCTGCGTGAAGAGATCGGCCGCGAGCTGGAGATGCTGCGCGAAGGAACTTATTTTCCTGAGGTCTATAAATATATCAGTCTCTTATATCCGGAACGAACTCATTTGTATGATTATATGCCAGAGGACACGCTGCTCATTCTGGATGAGCCGGCCAGACTGCTGGAAACGTCCAAGCAGCTGGAGCGGGATGAAGCGGAATGGAATCTGCATCTGCTGCAGAACGGCAAGAACCTGCCTGAGCTGCTGCTCTCGGTCGAAGCTGAGGTAGTCATGTACCAGCGTCCGTTCCAGACGCTGTTCATGTCGATCTTCCTTCGACAGGTTCCGCATGTGCAGCCCCAGAATATTCTCGGTTTCATCAGCCGTGGTATGCAGGATTTCCATGGCCAGATGAATGTGCTGAAATCGGAAATGGAACGCTGGCAGAAGTCCGGTGTGCAGGTTATGATGCTTGCCAGCGGTGAGGAACGGATGGAGCGGATCCGCCGGGTGCTGTATGACTACGACATTCCTGAGCCGACCATTGTCCAGGGGAATCTGGGCTCGGGCTTCGAGCTGCCCTCTATCCAGCTGGCGGTCATTACCGAAGGCGAATTGTTCTCCCAGAAGCAGCGCAAGGCACGCAAGCTATCCAAGGGAATTGACAACGCGGAACGGATCAAGAGCTATACAGAGCTGAAGATAGGCGATTATGTCGTTCACCAGAATCACGGGATCGGCAAGTATATGGGCATAGGCACGCTGGAGGTTAGCGGGATTCACCGTGACTATATGCATATTCTCTATGCTGGAGGCGACAAGCTGTCTGTTCCTATTGAGCAGATTGACCTGATTCAGAAATATGTCGGTTCGGAAGACAAGGAGCCGAAGGTATACAAGCTTGGCGGCAACGAATGGACCCGGGTGACAAGCAAGGTCCGCACTTCGGTGCAGGATATTGCAGATGACCTGATCAAGCTATATGCAGAGCGCCAGAGTGCCCAGGGATACGGCTTCGAGAAGGACACTCAGGAACAACACGAATTCGAAGAGATGTTCCCGTATGAGGAGACCCGCGATCAGCTGCGGGCAATTGAGGAAATCAAGAAGGATATGGAGCAGAACCGGCCGATGGACCGTCTGCTGTGCGGTGACGTGGGTTACGGCAAAACCGAGGTGGCCATCCGGGCAGCATTCAAATCGGCGATTGAAGGCAAGCAGGTAGCTGTGCTTGTGCCAACAACGATTCTGGCTCAGCAGCACTATGAGACCTTCCGCGAGCGTTTCGCCAATCATCCGCTGAACATTCAGGTGCTCAGCCGGTTCCGCAGCCGCAAGGAACAGAACGAGACAATCAAAGCCGTTCGTCAGGGAACCGTTGATGTCGTGATCGGTACTCATCGCCTGTTGTCCCAGGATCTGATCTTCAAGGATCTGGGCTTGCTCATTGTCGATGAGGAACAGCGATTCGGCGTTACCCACAAGGAAAAGCTGAAGAAGCTTAAGACCAATGTCGATGTGCTCACGCTGACAGCGACGCCAATTCCGCGTACGCTGCATATGTCCATGCTGGGCGTGCGCGATCTGTCAGTTATCGAGACGCCGCCGGAGAACCGTTTCCCGGTGCAGACCTATGTTGTGGAGCACAGCCAGACCCTTACCCGTGAAGCCGTTGAGCGTGAGCTGGCCCGCGGGGGCCAGGTGTATTACCTGTATAACCGCGTCCAGGGCATTCAGGAAATGGCTGCCCAAATCTCGATGCTTGTTCCGGATGCCCGGGTCGGCATTGGACACGGACAGATGTCTGAATCCGAGCTGGAAAAGACCATTCTCGACTTCCTTGACGGTGAATACGACGTGCTTGTCAGTACAAGCATCATTGAGACAGGTGTAGATATTCCCAATGTAAATACGCTGATCGTACACGATGCCGACAAGATGGGTCTATCCCAGCTGTATCAGCTGCGCGGGCGTGTAGGCCGTTCCAACCGGATTGCTTACGCCTATTTCACTTATCAGCGTGATAAGGTGCTGACAGAGGTGGCCGAGAAGCGGCTGCAGTCGATCAAGGAATTCACCGAGCTTGGCTCCGGGTTCAAGATAGCCATGCGCGATTTGTCGATCCGCGGCGCAGGAAATCTGCTTGGCGCCGAGCAGCATGGCTTCATCGCCTCGGTCGGCTTCGATCTCTATTCACAGATGCTGGCTGAGGAGATCCGCAAGCGTAAGGTAACCGTATTGGGCGAAGAGGATACTTCACTCAAGGAGGGCAACACGGTCATTGATCTGTCGATTGATGCCTACCTGCCATCGGAATATATCTATGACAGCATCCAGAAGATCGAGATTTATAAAAAGGTAGCTGCTGTTGCTGCATTTGAGGATGCCACAGAGCTTGAGGATGAGCTGCTGGACCGCTTCGGTGAGCTTCCCGAGGCTGTAATCAACCTGCTGTCTGTGGCCCGCCTGAAGGTCTACGGCAAGCTGTATGGCCTGGATTCCATGGTCAGACGCGGTGACGATGTAGCCTTGAACTTCCACGAAGGAGCTGTCCAATCGCTGGACACCGCCAAGCTGGCCAAGGTTGGCAATCGTTTTGAAAGACGTGTACAATTTGAGAAGGATGCCAAAGCGGTCATCCGGGTCAGAACCAAGGATCTGGGCGATAAAGAGCTGCTGGAGCTGCTGGAGCAGTTCCTGGAAGCGGCCAAAGAATGTTTGAAACCGAAAGGAGAACTACACAATGTCGTTAAATAA
- a CDS encoding peptidylprolyl isomerase produces MSLNKTKSWKVLLVSLAAAVSFSMLAACSDNNASNAEDTSTAVATYTGGTITEKEFDTDQRVMKFLSPDQSLYLEIDANKEKILEQEIAFEYLAGKASDESKKEAEQKVEIQLNKMKSGLGDTYESTLKEQGITEEDLQSYMVRILTVYQDKFLQVTDDQVTAEFEATKGDFTAVSLHRLLIGLQDSAGKERSQADALKLASEAKAALDGGSDFAETVKKYSDDTATKDSGGEYKDRTIGYFVEEPFKKAAQTLELGKVSDPVLTSGGYHLIKVDSRTEKTFDQLTEEQKDEIKGSLASKGLETFMEKELPGIIEKIDLPKSSPAASSAPSAEASAAPSASPGAEATAAPGAAAATEAPAATTAP; encoded by the coding sequence ATGTCGTTAAATAAAACCAAGTCATGGAAGGTGCTGCTGGTTTCACTGGCTGCCGCCGTTTCTTTCTCCATGCTTGCTGCATGCAGTGATAACAACGCCAGCAACGCTGAAGATACAAGCACTGCTGTTGCCACTTATACAGGAGGGACCATCACCGAGAAGGAATTCGACACCGATCAACGTGTGATGAAGTTCCTCTCTCCTGATCAGTCCCTATATTTGGAAATTGATGCTAACAAAGAGAAGATTCTGGAGCAAGAGATTGCTTTTGAATATCTGGCCGGCAAGGCTAGCGATGAATCCAAGAAGGAAGCTGAGCAAAAGGTCGAGATTCAATTGAACAAGATGAAGTCGGGTCTTGGGGATACCTACGAGAGTACACTGAAGGAGCAAGGGATTACGGAAGAAGACCTGCAGAGCTATATGGTGCGGATTCTGACTGTATATCAGGACAAGTTTCTCCAGGTGACCGATGATCAGGTTACTGCTGAATTTGAAGCGACCAAAGGCGATTTCACCGCAGTTAGTCTGCATCGTTTGCTGATTGGCCTGCAGGATTCCGCAGGCAAGGAACGCAGCCAGGCAGACGCGCTGAAGCTGGCCAGTGAAGCCAAGGCAGCACTGGATGGCGGCAGTGATTTTGCTGAAACGGTCAAGAAATACAGTGACGATACCGCGACCAAAGACAGCGGTGGAGAATACAAGGACAGAACGATCGGATATTTTGTAGAGGAACCTTTCAAAAAAGCCGCTCAGACACTCGAGTTGGGCAAGGTCAGTGATCCGGTGCTCACATCCGGCGGATACCATCTGATCAAGGTGGACTCGCGCACAGAGAAGACCTTCGACCAGCTGACCGAAGAGCAGAAGGATGAGATTAAGGGTTCGCTCGCTTCCAAGGGCCTGGAGACCTTCATGGAGAAGGAACTGCCGGGCATCATTGAGAAAATTGATCTGCCTAAAAGTTCCCCCGCTGCCAGCTCAGCTCCAAGTGCAGAAGCCAGTGCCGCTCCAAGCGCATCACCGGGCGCAGAAGCCACAGCCGCACCAGGCGCTGCAGCGGCAACAGAAGCTCCTGCGGCAACAACTGCTCCATAA
- the spoVT gene encoding stage V sporulation protein T, with the protein MKATGIVRRIDDLGRVVIPKEIRRTLRIREGDPLEIFVDRDGEVILKKYSPIGELGDFAKEYAESLYENTGHITMIADRDTFIALAGGSKKDYLEKQVGILLEKVMDSRKTVLENNGGSYEIGKDHPEPVSSYVVAPIISGGDPIGCVVMLNKDDSVKMSQMEVKMTETAAAFLGKQMEQ; encoded by the coding sequence ATGAAAGCTACTGGAATTGTACGCCGTATCGATGATCTCGGACGGGTGGTTATCCCTAAGGAAATAAGACGCACTTTGCGTATTCGGGAAGGTGATCCGCTGGAGATTTTTGTGGACCGTGATGGTGAAGTCATTCTGAAGAAATATTCGCCAATCGGTGAGCTGGGTGACTTCGCCAAGGAATACGCAGAGTCTCTATATGAGAACACAGGTCATATTACCATGATTGCTGACCGTGATACCTTTATTGCCTTGGCTGGAGGCTCCAAGAAGGATTATCTGGAGAAACAAGTGGGGATATTGCTGGAGAAAGTCATGGATAGCCGTAAAACGGTACTGGAAAATAACGGAGGAAGCTATGAAATCGGTAAAGACCATCCGGAGCCAGTGTCCTCATATGTAGTCGCACCTATTATATCCGGGGGGGATCCTATCGGTTGTGTAGTGATGCTAAACAAGGATGATTCGGTAAAGATGTCACAGATGGAAGTCAAAATGACTGAAACTGCCGCCGCTTTTTTGGGCAAACAGATGGAGCAATAA
- a CDS encoding putative polysaccharide biosynthesis protein — protein sequence MKPESQASKLLQGAFILSAAAILSKLIGTIQKIPLQNLGGDAVFGIYNTVNPLYTLLVTLAMLGLPSAVSRFVAEASAGGQEAEGRRVLLLSSAITGASGLLLGLLTYAGAPVIAGWVGNSHITEALRTSAWGLAVVPLMAALRGYFQGRHNMLPTAVSQIVEQSVRVIVMIGLLLLLTSRGAGAESIAAGAMLGSAGGGAAGLLVMLLYWRHHRAAATALRPGAVDAVATEAEASFGTRTGRISIGNLLAYGIPVMLGALAVPLIGLVDVFTVPRVLAAGGSEAGAMVQFGIYNRGLPLVQLVTMIATSLSVVFIPALAEAKYKGDLKLIELRCSLSLRWFWLLGLAASVGLAVLAVPVNVALYGDAAGSTTLAWLAFTAVGGTLSIISAALLQGLGIVRAPALHLLAAALLKAALNLLLVPQQGITGAAIASVAAHLLAAALNVLLLYRQGHLRLRFADALVRPALLLAGLAVAAAAASWAGGAALQAAGFGGGRMASLAQSLLGVCAGGVVFAVGAVALRLLSESELRQLPGFGPSLADKLKKLRLLR from the coding sequence ATGAAACCCGAATCTCAAGCATCCAAGCTGCTGCAAGGCGCCTTTATACTCAGCGCTGCAGCAATTCTGTCCAAGCTTATTGGTACTATCCAGAAAATTCCGCTGCAAAATCTCGGCGGTGATGCCGTATTCGGCATTTACAATACGGTCAACCCGCTCTATACCCTGCTGGTTACGCTGGCCATGCTTGGTCTGCCTTCCGCTGTTTCGCGCTTTGTGGCCGAAGCCTCGGCCGGAGGACAGGAAGCGGAAGGGCGGCGGGTGCTGCTCTTATCCTCGGCCATTACCGGTGCCAGCGGACTGCTGCTGGGACTCCTGACTTATGCAGGGGCTCCGGTTATTGCCGGCTGGGTGGGCAACTCGCATATTACCGAGGCCTTGCGAACCAGCGCCTGGGGGCTGGCTGTCGTGCCGCTGATGGCTGCGCTGCGCGGCTACTTCCAGGGCAGGCACAATATGCTGCCGACAGCGGTATCGCAGATCGTGGAGCAGTCGGTGCGTGTTATCGTTATGATTGGGCTGCTCCTGCTGCTGACCTCGCGCGGAGCGGGCGCAGAGAGCATAGCCGCCGGCGCGATGCTGGGCTCGGCGGGGGGCGGAGCAGCGGGACTGCTGGTGATGCTGCTGTACTGGAGACATCACCGGGCCGCTGCTACGGCTCTGAGGCCCGGCGCTGTAGATGCCGTCGCTACTGAAGCGGAAGCATCCTTCGGTACCCGTACCGGCAGAATCAGCATAGGCAACCTGCTTGCCTATGGCATTCCCGTCATGCTGGGAGCACTGGCCGTGCCACTGATCGGGCTGGTCGATGTATTTACGGTGCCCCGCGTGCTGGCCGCCGGCGGCAGTGAAGCGGGCGCCATGGTACAGTTCGGGATCTACAACCGCGGCTTGCCGCTCGTACAGCTGGTCACGATGATCGCCACCTCGTTGTCGGTGGTGTTTATTCCCGCGCTGGCGGAAGCCAAATACAAGGGTGACCTGAAGCTGATCGAGCTGCGCTGCAGCCTGTCGCTGCGCTGGTTCTGGCTGCTGGGCCTCGCAGCCTCCGTAGGTCTGGCGGTGCTCGCCGTGCCGGTCAACGTGGCGCTGTACGGCGATGCCGCCGGCAGCACCACTCTGGCCTGGCTCGCCTTCACCGCTGTCGGCGGCACGCTGAGCATTATCTCGGCCGCGCTGCTGCAAGGTCTCGGGATCGTGCGCGCGCCGGCGCTGCACCTGCTGGCCGCCGCGCTGCTCAAGGCGGCCCTTAACCTGCTGCTGGTCCCGCAGCAGGGCATTACCGGCGCGGCCATCGCCAGCGTGGCCGCGCATCTGCTCGCAGCAGCGCTGAACGTGCTGCTGCTCTACCGCCAGGGCCATCTGCGGCTGCGCTTCGCAGATGCCCTGGTCCGGCCCGCGCTGCTGCTAGCGGGCCTCGCCGTGGCTGCGGCCGCCGCCAGCTGGGCGGGCGGCGCTGCTCTACAAGCGGCCGGCTTCGGCGGCGGCCGCATGGCCAGTCTCGCGCAGAGCCTGCTGGGCGTCTGCGCGGGTGGCGTGGTCTTCGCCGTCGGGGCCGTGGCCCTGCGGCTGCTCAGTGAGAGCGAGCTGCGCCAGCTTCCGGGCTTCGGCCCGTCCCTGGCGGACAAGCTGAAGAAGCTGCGTCTGCTGCGTTAG
- the mazG gene encoding nucleoside triphosphate pyrophosphohydrolase, with the protein MSATLTVVGLGSGNPDRLTLGIVKKLQTASAVYVRTKEHPVMSALTELGIESQSFDGLYESLSSFPEVYEAIADKLMKEAAAAADGTELVYAVPGHPMVAESAVSMLRQRCPGEGIELQILGGESFLDEAFVRLGFDPIEGFQLLDASGISFSQLQPQLHTLIGQVYDSFTASETKLCLMELYPPDYEVVVGHALGVEGEEDIVKVPLYELDRLEGYGNLSLVYVPANRSAELQKRTFARLHEIVDILRSPEGCPWDREQTHDSLRKNLIEETYEVLETIDEDDPDHMKEELGDLLLQIMLHAQMEEELGTFSVYDVIEGLNDKLIFRHPHVFGDQQAGDAEEALQSWESMKAEEKRRLGVKPEELSALSGVPRDLPALMKAYKLQKKAAKVGFDWDKVEDVLAKIREEVDELQEAIESGAPAEEQLLELGDLLFAATNAARFIGADPEEALTRTNRKFVDRFRFIEQSLRDQGRTVENSSLEEMEALWQEAKLQERAAKP; encoded by the coding sequence ATGAGCGCAACATTAACCGTAGTCGGACTCGGCTCCGGCAATCCGGACCGTCTGACACTGGGGATCGTCAAGAAGCTGCAGACGGCATCCGCCGTCTATGTGCGGACCAAGGAGCATCCCGTCATGTCCGCCCTGACCGAGCTTGGCATCGAATCACAGTCCTTCGACGGGCTGTATGAGAGTTTATCCTCGTTCCCCGAGGTATACGAAGCGATTGCCGATAAGCTGATGAAGGAAGCAGCAGCGGCTGCAGACGGTACAGAGCTGGTATACGCCGTTCCCGGCCACCCCATGGTAGCTGAGTCGGCGGTATCCATGCTGCGCCAGCGCTGCCCGGGCGAAGGGATTGAGCTGCAGATTCTGGGCGGCGAGAGTTTCCTGGATGAAGCCTTTGTCCGGCTTGGCTTTGATCCGATTGAGGGCTTTCAGCTGTTGGATGCCTCCGGCATTTCATTCTCGCAGCTGCAGCCGCAGTTGCACACGCTGATCGGGCAGGTCTATGACAGCTTCACGGCCTCGGAGACGAAGTTGTGCCTGATGGAGCTGTATCCGCCTGATTATGAAGTGGTGGTCGGCCATGCGCTTGGTGTTGAAGGCGAGGAGGACATCGTGAAGGTGCCGCTCTATGAGCTGGACCGCCTGGAAGGGTACGGCAACCTGTCGCTGGTATATGTGCCGGCGAACCGCTCAGCCGAGCTGCAGAAGCGCACCTTCGCCCGGCTGCACGAGATTGTTGATATCCTGCGCAGCCCTGAGGGCTGCCCCTGGGACCGTGAGCAGACCCATGACTCGCTGCGCAAGAATCTGATTGAAGAGACCTATGAGGTGCTGGAAACGATCGATGAGGATGACCCGGATCATATGAAGGAGGAACTTGGCGATCTGTTGCTGCAGATTATGCTGCACGCCCAGATGGAAGAGGAACTGGGAACCTTCAGTGTCTATGATGTGATAGAAGGCCTGAATGACAAGCTGATCTTCCGCCATCCCCATGTGTTTGGCGATCAGCAGGCTGGAGATGCCGAGGAGGCGCTGCAGAGCTGGGAGAGCATGAAGGCTGAGGAGAAGCGGCGTCTGGGTGTGAAGCCGGAGGAGCTGTCTGCCCTGAGCGGCGTGCCCCGCGATCTGCCGGCGCTGATGAAGGCCTACAAGCTGCAGAAGAAGGCCGCCAAGGTTGGGTTTGACTGGGACAAGGTAGAGGATGTACTAGCCAAAATCCGTGAGGAAGTGGATGAGCTGCAGGAGGCGATTGAGAGCGGGGCCCCTGCGGAGGAGCAGCTGCTGGAGCTGGGCGATCTGTTGTTTGCCGCCACCAATGCGGCGCGGTTTATCGGAGCTGATCCCGAAGAGGCGCTGACCCGCACCAACCGCAAGTTCGTGGACCGCTTCCGGTTCATTGAGCAGAGTCTGCGTGATCAGGGGCGTACGGTGGAGAACAGCAGCCTTGAAGAGATGGAAGCTCTATGGCAGGAAGCTAAGCTGCAGGAGCGCGCCGCTAAGCCCTGA
- a CDS encoding HU family DNA-binding protein, whose product MNKTDLVNNISEKNGLAKKDVEAVLNGFLGEITEALAKGDKVQLIGFGTFETRKRSGRTGRNPQTGDAIEIAESTVPAFKAGNKLKEAVN is encoded by the coding sequence ATGAACAAGACAGATCTGGTAAACAACATCTCCGAGAAAAACGGATTGGCCAAAAAAGATGTAGAAGCAGTATTGAACGGTTTCCTTGGTGAAATCACCGAAGCTCTGGCAAAGGGAGACAAGGTACAGCTGATCGGCTTCGGAACCTTCGAAACCCGCAAGCGCTCCGGACGCACAGGCCGCAACCCGCAGACTGGCGACGCCATTGAGATTGCTGAATCGACAGTACCTGCATTCAAGGCAGGCAACAAGCTCAAAGAAGCCGTCAACTAA
- a CDS encoding RNA-binding S4 domain-containing protein, giving the protein MRLDKFLKVSRLIKRRTVAKDVSEQGRVLINGRESKPSSGVKIGDEITVQFGQKLITVKVEKLLETTRKDEAAGMYTLVREEAVAKKNDLDW; this is encoded by the coding sequence ATGCGTCTCGACAAATTTCTGAAGGTGTCGCGTTTGATCAAGCGCCGGACTGTAGCCAAGGATGTATCGGAGCAGGGGCGGGTATTGATCAACGGACGGGAATCCAAGCCAAGCAGCGGCGTCAAGATCGGCGATGAAATTACGGTGCAGTTTGGCCAGAAGCTGATTACGGTAAAAGTGGAGAAGCTGCTTGAAACCACCCGCAAGGATGAAGCTGCCGGGATGTATACCTTGGTGCGGGAAGAAGCCGTTGCCAAGAAAAACGACCTGGACTGGTAA
- the yabP gene encoding sporulation protein YabP gives MIEPVKGLKQHDVHMRSRKQLELTGVQNVESFDSEEFLLSTELGHLTIRGNHLHIKNLSLENGLLSLEGNVHSLIYLDPGAQGKNKGFLNKLFK, from the coding sequence ATGATCGAGCCGGTAAAAGGATTGAAGCAGCATGATGTGCACATGCGCAGCCGCAAGCAGCTGGAGCTGACGGGCGTACAGAATGTGGAGAGCTTTGACAGTGAGGAATTTCTGCTTAGTACGGAGCTTGGCCATCTCACCATTCGCGGGAATCATTTACATATCAAAAACCTAAGTCTGGAGAATGGGCTGCTGTCTCTGGAAGGCAACGTCCATTCCCTGATTTATCTTGATCCCGGAGCGCAGGGCAAAAATAAGGGATTTCTGAACAAGCTGTTTAAATGA
- the yabQ gene encoding spore cortex biosynthesis protein YabQ: protein MNPAVQWITLLYMILAGTAMGVAYDSYRVLSLKLSFPKWLNALLDLLYWLWAALLVFRMLYAGNQGELRFYVFLGLFLGVWIYFLLFSVTIRRFVVMLIQSVQYACRLVWRLLVAIIGVPLLWLWRLVRGLLLLLGRILIFILKLLLRLSKPIWVLPVRWISPQWLRLAHSAWIVRCSEWIKKRWKR, encoded by the coding sequence ATGAATCCCGCAGTCCAGTGGATTACCCTGCTCTATATGATACTGGCAGGGACAGCAATGGGAGTGGCCTATGACAGCTACCGGGTGCTGTCGCTCAAGCTGAGCTTCCCCAAATGGCTGAATGCCTTGTTGGATTTGCTGTATTGGCTATGGGCAGCATTGCTTGTGTTTCGTATGCTTTATGCTGGAAATCAGGGAGAATTGAGATTTTATGTCTTTCTCGGCCTCTTTCTAGGTGTATGGATCTATTTTTTGCTCTTCAGTGTTACGATACGGCGTTTTGTGGTAATGTTAATTCAATCAGTACAGTATGCCTGCAGGCTGGTGTGGAGACTTCTGGTAGCCATAATAGGTGTGCCGCTGTTGTGGCTGTGGCGCCTTGTAAGAGGCTTGCTGCTGCTGCTTGGGCGCATTCTGATATTTATACTGAAGCTTCTACTGCGTCTATCCAAGCCAATCTGGGTATTACCTGTAAGGTGGATCTCTCCGCAATGGTTGCGGCTGGCTCACAGCGCCTGGATCGTGAGATGCTCTGAATGGATTAAGAAACGATGGAAACGCTGA
- a CDS encoding FtsB family cell division protein, with product MSRFSAEEKNNKKASAAGAKRRRLIWIFFVTVFFGWAGYTFFAQSAAIAEKSVQLEKKQESQSNVTAALNQMKYEVSRLNDDEYIGQLARKWYNIYPEGETAIRTEQSE from the coding sequence ATGAGCAGATTCTCTGCGGAAGAAAAGAACAACAAAAAGGCTTCAGCCGCAGGCGCAAAAAGAAGAAGACTCATTTGGATTTTTTTCGTAACAGTATTCTTTGGCTGGGCCGGGTACACCTTCTTCGCCCAGAGTGCCGCCATCGCTGAGAAGAGCGTACAGCTGGAGAAGAAGCAGGAAAGCCAAAGCAATGTTACGGCTGCCCTGAATCAAATGAAATATGAAGTGTCACGGCTGAATGATGATGAGTATATCGGCCAATTGGCACGGAAATGGTACAATATCTACCCTGAAGGGGAAACTGCGATTAGAACCGAGCAATCTGAGTAA
- a CDS encoding S1 domain-containing RNA-binding protein — protein MAIEVGTKLEGKVTGITHFGAFVDLSGGVTGLVHISEIADNYVKDVNDHLKISDVVTVKVINVDKDGKIGLSIKQAVDKPASEVRPPRAPRPERPSGGDRFGGGGGNGGGGGGGGGGFNRERGGRPFKPAAGKPSFEDKMSRFLKDSEERISSIKKNTEGKRGGRGAKRV, from the coding sequence ATGGCAATTGAAGTGGGCACCAAGTTAGAGGGCAAAGTGACAGGCATCACGCATTTCGGAGCATTTGTGGATTTGTCGGGAGGTGTCACAGGTCTCGTTCACATCTCGGAAATCGCCGATAATTACGTCAAGGATGTCAACGATCATCTGAAGATCAGTGATGTAGTAACAGTCAAGGTGATCAACGTCGACAAGGATGGTAAGATCGGACTTTCCATTAAGCAGGCTGTAGATAAGCCGGCATCGGAAGTACGTCCACCCAGAGCTCCAAGACCTGAACGTCCAAGCGGTGGAGACCGTTTCGGCGGCGGTGGCGGTAATGGCGGCGGCGGTGGCGGCGGTGGTGGAGGATTCAATCGTGAACGGGGTGGGCGTCCATTCAAGCCTGCAGCCGGTAAACCTTCATTCGAGGATAAAATGTCACGGTTCCTGAAAGACAGCGAAGAACGGATATCTTCGATCAAGAAGAACACAGAAGGAAAGCGTGGAGGCCGTGGAGCCAAACGCGTATAA